GAAGGAGGCCACGAGATCGTGCGGCAGCTTCTGGATGAAGCCCACGGTGTCCGAGACGAGGATCCGCGGCCGGGTCTCCGGCTTCAGCGCCCGCACCGTGGTGTCGAGCGTGGCGAAGAGCTGGTCGGCCACCAGGACCTCGCTGCCCGTCAGGGCGCGCATGAGCGAGGACTTGCCCGCGTTGGTGTAGCCCACCAGGGCCACCCGGAGCTGGTCCCTCCGGGCGTAGCGCCGGTTCTCCTGGTCCTGTTGGATGGTCGCGAGCCCCGCGCGCAGCTCGGCGAGCCGGTCGCGAATCCTGCGGCGATCGAGCTCCATCGCCGAATCACCCGAGCCCCGGCCTTGCTGGCGCTCGCGGCTTCCCGTCGACTCGCGCATGCGGGGGGCGAGGTAGTTGAGCCGGGCGATCTCCACCTGCATCCGCGCCTCCCGGCTGCGCGCGTGGCGGTGGAAGATGTCCACGATGACGCCGGTGCGGTCGAGCACCTGGGCACCGGTGGCCCGCTCGAGGTTGCTCAACTGACTGGGCGTCAACTCGTGGTCGACCACCACCACGGTGGGCCTCGGCCCGGCGTGCTCCTCCCCGGCCTCGTCGACCTCGGCGGCTTCATCGGTTTCGTCGGCCTCGGCTTCCGGTGGCGCCACGGGGGCGGCCTCCGCCGCCGCCTCGGCCGCCTCTTCCGCTTCGGCTTCCCAGCGCTCGCGGGCCTTCGACTTGCGAGCCCGTGCCCCCGACGGCACGGTGCCTCGGCCTCCGGTGAGCCGGGCCAGCTCCTCGAGCTTTCCGGTTCCGAGGACCGTTCCCGCGGCGACGCCGTCGCGGCGCTGACTCAC
Above is a window of Cystobacter fuscus DNA encoding:
- the hflX gene encoding GTPase HflX produces the protein MSQSPPERPLAVLVGVQLPNVSDTEHAADLAELGRLVHTLGYEVVATVSQRRDGVAAGTVLGTGKLEELARLTGGRGTVPSGARARKSKARERWEAEAEEAAEAAAEAAPVAPPEAEADETDEAAEVDEAGEEHAGPRPTVVVVDHELTPSQLSNLERATGAQVLDRTGVIVDIFHRHARSREARMQVEIARLNYLAPRMRESTGSRERQQGRGSGDSAMELDRRRIRDRLAELRAGLATIQQDQENRRYARRDQLRVALVGYTNAGKSSLMRALTGSEVLVADQLFATLDTTVRALKPETRPRILVSDTVGFIQKLPHDLVASFRSTLDEALEASLLLYVVDASDPTWPAQLEVTRSVLREIGAQSVPSLLLFNKADRLSAEQRETLLQQHPEARVLSAHAPDDVAALRQGLLEFFERSMIEADLVIPYARQGRISEVYEHARVLSESFDENGRTLRIRALPAAIARLTHAFGT